From the Toxotes jaculatrix isolate fToxJac2 chromosome 15, fToxJac2.pri, whole genome shotgun sequence genome, one window contains:
- the ankrd44 gene encoding serine/threonine-protein phosphatase 6 regulatory ankyrin repeat subunit B isoform X3, with amino-acid sequence MAVLKLADQPPLIQAIFSGDPEEIRMLIYKSEDINALDAEKRTPLHAAAFLGDAEITELLILSGARVNAKDNMWLTPLHRAVASRSEEAVRVLIRHSADVNARDKNWQTPLHVAAANNALRCAEVIIPLLSSVNVSDRGGRTALHHAALNGHTEMVNLLLAKGANINAFDKKDGRALHWAAFMGHLDVVCLLVSQGAEISCKDKRGYTPLHTAASSGQIAVVKHLLNLAVEIDESNAFGNTALHVACFNGQDAVVSELIDYGANVSQPNNKGFTPLHFAAASTHGALCLEFLVNNGADVNVQSRDGKSPLHMTAVHGRFTRSQTLIQNGGEIDSVDKDGNTPLHIAARYGHELLINTLITSGADCTRRGVHGMFPLHLAALNAHSDCCRKLLSSGFQIDTPDSLGRTCLHAAAAGGNVECVKLLLSSGGDHNRRDNCGRTPLHYAAASRHYQCLETLVACGTAINATDQWGRSALHYAAASDLDRRRRVALEPESEGVQAEREKEAALCLEFLLQSGATASLKDKQGYSPVHYAAAYGHRHCLELLLDRDDSHRDDPESPNARSPLHLAAYHGHAQALEVLLQGEGEVDQGDEVGRTPLALAALRGHSDCVHTLLSQGASPRTTDTQYRRTPAHLAVMNGHTTCVRLLLDESDGADLVDAADSQGQTPLMLAVAGGHVDAVSLLLEREANVNMADNHGLTALHLGLLCGQEECIQCLLEQEASVLLGDSRGRTAIHLAAARGHASWLSELLSIACSEPPSLPPLRDHSGYTPLHWACYYGQEGCVEVLLEQKGCRCIDGNPFTPLHCAVVNDHEPCASLLLEAMGSDIAGCKDAKGRTPLHAAAFSGHIDCVQLLLSHDAPVDAVDQSGRTALMMAAEKGRVGALEVLLTNANLSVTDKDGNTALHLSCSNGKEECVLLILEKLSDTSLINATNAALQTPLHLAARSGLKQAVQELLSRGANVQTVDENGSRGSWHLSQLAMGERRGTPWTGRQSIAGPTHTHTNTDNHTLTHLGAMLSSQLT; translated from the exons CCTCCTCTCATCCAGGCGATCTTCAGTGGAGACCCTGAGGAGATCCGGATGCTCATATACAAGTCTGAAGACATCAATGCTCTG GATGCAGAGAAGCGAACCCCGCTGCATGCAGCAGCCTTCCTGGGCGATGCAGAGATCACCGagctcctcatcctctctg GTGCACGGGTCAACGCCAAAGATAATATGTGGCTCACCCCTCTCCATCGCGCTGTGGCATCTCGGAGCGAA GAGGCGGTGCGAGTTCTGATCCGTCACTCGGCCGACGTGAACGCCCGGGACAAGAACTGGCAGACGCCGCTGCATGTAGCCGCAGCCAATAACGCGCTGCGCTGTGCTGAGGTCATCATCCCTCTGCTGAGTAGTGTCAATGTGTCGGATCGCGGTGGACGCACCGCCCTGCACCACGCTGCCCTCAACGGCCACACTGAG ATGGTAAACCTCCTCCTCGCTAAAGGAGCCAACATCAACGCCTTCGATAAGAAGGACGGCCGAGCGCTGCACTGGGCAGCTTTCATGG GTCATTTGGATGTGGTATGTCTGCTGGTGAGTCAGGGGGCGGAGATCAGCTGTAAAGACAAACGGGGATACACTCCCCTCCACACGGCAGCCTCCAGCGGACAGATTGCTGTGGTCAAACACCTGCTCAACCTGGCCGTGGag ATAGACGAGTCCAATGCGTTTGGGAACACAGCGCTCCACGTGGCCTGTTTTAACGGTCAGGACGCTGTCGTCAGCGAGCTGATCGATTACGGCGCCAACGTCAGCCAGCCCAACAACAAGGGCTTCACCCCGCTGCACTTTGCTGCTGCCTCCACACATGGAGCGCTCTGCCTGGAGTTCCTGGTCAACAACGGGGCCGACGTCAACGTACAG AGTCGAGACGGGAAGAGTCCTCTTCACATGACGGCAGTTCACGGACGCTTCACTCGCTCCCAGACCCTCATCCAGAACG GTGGGGAGATCGACAGTGTGGACAAGGACGGGAACACCCCTCTTCACATTGCTGCCCGCTATGGTCATGAACTCCTCATCAACACGCTCATCACCAGTGGGGCAGACTGCACAAGGCGTGGAGTCCATGGCATGTTCCCTCTCCACCTGGCTGCTCTGAACGCTCACTCCGACTGCTGCCGGAAGCTGCTGTCCTCAG GCTTCCAGATAGACACCCCTGACAGTCTGGGGAGGACCTGCCTGCACGCTGCTGCTGCCGGAGG TAATGTGGAGTGTGTTAAGCTGCTCCTGAGCAGTGGAGGAGACCACAACAGGAGAGACAACTGTGGCAG GACTCCCCTCCACTATGCGGCAGCCAGCCGTCACTATCAGTGTCTGGAGACTCTGGTGGCTTGTGGAACTGCCATCAATGCCACTGACCAGTGGGGGCGCTCTGCCCTGCACTACGCTGCTGCCTCGGACCTGGATAGGAG GCGTCGTGTCGCTCTGGAGCCGGAGAGTGAAGGAGTTCAggcggagagagagaaagaggcagcgCT ATGTTTAGAGTTTCTGCTCCAGAGCGGAGCGACGGCCTCGCTGAAGGACAAACAGGGCTACAGTCCCGTCCACTACGCCGCCGCCTACGGACACAGGCACTGTCTGGAACTG ctgctggacaGAGACGACAGTCACCGTGACGACCCCGAGTCTCCCAACGCCAGGAGCCCGCTGCACCTCGCc GCGTACCACGGCCACGCTCAGGCCCTGGAGGTGCTGCtgcagggggagggggaggtggacCAGGGGGACGAGGTGGGGAGGACGCCCCTAGCCCTGGCTGCCCTTCGTGGCCACAGTGACTGTGTTCACACCCTCCTCAGCCAGGGGGCGTCGCCACGCACCACTGACACGCAGTACAGACGCACCCCCGCACACCTGGCAG TGATGAACGGTCACACGACGTGTGTGCGCCTCCTGCTGGATGAATCAGACGGTGCAGACCTCGTGGACGCCGCTGACTCTCAGGGACA AACTCCTCTGATGCTGGCGGTGGCGGGAGGTCACGTCGACGCCGTGTcgctgctgctggagagggaAGCCAACGTCAACATGGCCGACAACCACGGCCTCACTGCGCTGCACCTCGGG ctgctgtgtggtcagGAGGAGTGTATCCAGTGTCTGTTGGAGCAGGAAGCCTCGGTTTTGCTCGGCGACTCTCGGGGTCGTACGGCCATCCACCTGGCCGCCGCCCGAGGTCACGCCTCCTGGCTGAGCGAGCTGCTGAGCATCGCCTGCTCTGAGCCGCCGTCCCTGCCGCCGCTGAGGGACCACAGCGGGTACACGCCGCTGCACTGGGCGTGTTACTACG GTCAGGAGgggtgtgttgaggtcctgctgGAGCAGAAAGGTTGTCGCTGTATTGATGGGAATCCCTTCACCCCCCTGCACTGTGCAGT AGTGAACGATCACGAGCCCTGTgcatcactgctgctggaggCGATGGGATCGGACATCGCAGGCTGCAAGGATGCTAAgggcag GACTCCTCTTCACGCTGCAGCATTCTCGGGCCACATCGACTGTGTCCAGCTACTCCTTTCACACGATGCACCTGTCGATGCTGTAGACCAATCAGGTCGCACGGCGCTGATGATGGCGGCTGAGAAGGGCAGAGTCGGGGCTCTCG AGGTGCTGCTCACCAACGCCAACCTCAGTGTGACGGACAAAGACGGGAACACCGCCCTGCATCTGTCTTGCAGTAAT GGaaaggaagagtgtgtgttgctgatCCTGGAGAAACTGTCAGACACTTCGCTCATTAATGCCACAAATGCAGCGCTGCAAAC TCCTCTCCACCTGGCGGCTCGTAGCGGTCTGAAGCAGGCGGTCCAGGAGCTTCTGTCCCGAGGAGCCAACGTTCAGACGGTGGATGAGAACG
- the ankrd44 gene encoding serine/threonine-protein phosphatase 6 regulatory ankyrin repeat subunit B isoform X1: MAVLKLADQPPLIQAIFSGDPEEIRMLIYKSEDINALDAEKRTPLHAAAFLGDAEITELLILSGARVNAKDNMWLTPLHRAVASRSEEAVRVLIRHSADVNARDKNWQTPLHVAAANNALRCAEVIIPLLSSVNVSDRGGRTALHHAALNGHTEMVNLLLAKGANINAFDKKDGRALHWAAFMGHLDVVCLLVSQGAEISCKDKRGYTPLHTAASSGQIAVVKHLLNLAVEIDESNAFGNTALHVACFNGQDAVVSELIDYGANVSQPNNKGFTPLHFAAASTHGALCLEFLVNNGADVNVQSRDGKSPLHMTAVHGRFTRSQTLIQNGGEIDSVDKDGNTPLHIAARYGHELLINTLITSGADCTRRGVHGMFPLHLAALNAHSDCCRKLLSSGFQIDTPDSLGRTCLHAAAAGGNVECVKLLLSSGGDHNRRDNCGRTPLHYAAASRHYQCLETLVACGTAINATDQWGRSALHYAAASDLDRRRRVALEPESEGVQAEREKEAALCLEFLLQSGATASLKDKQGYSPVHYAAAYGHRHCLELLLDRDDSHRDDPESPNARSPLHLAAYHGHAQALEVLLQGEGEVDQGDEVGRTPLALAALRGHSDCVHTLLSQGASPRTTDTQYRRTPAHLAVMNGHTTCVRLLLDESDGADLVDAADSQGQTPLMLAVAGGHVDAVSLLLEREANVNMADNHGLTALHLGLLCGQEECIQCLLEQEASVLLGDSRGRTAIHLAAARGHASWLSELLSIACSEPPSLPPLRDHSGYTPLHWACYYGQEGCVEVLLEQKGCRCIDGNPFTPLHCAVVNDHEPCASLLLEAMGSDIAGCKDAKGRTPLHAAAFSGHIDCVQLLLSHDAPVDAVDQSGRTALMMAAEKGRVGALEVLLTNANLSVTDKDGNTALHLSCSNGKEECVLLILEKLSDTSLINATNAALQTPLHLAARSGLKQAVQELLSRGANVQTVDENGLTPALACAPSREVADCLALILATMMPFCSPCSSGAPSPGSLLRQLPHQGGKGPGTGPRGPRSPRNPSGPSSEGTTENDSEDSETF, translated from the exons CCTCCTCTCATCCAGGCGATCTTCAGTGGAGACCCTGAGGAGATCCGGATGCTCATATACAAGTCTGAAGACATCAATGCTCTG GATGCAGAGAAGCGAACCCCGCTGCATGCAGCAGCCTTCCTGGGCGATGCAGAGATCACCGagctcctcatcctctctg GTGCACGGGTCAACGCCAAAGATAATATGTGGCTCACCCCTCTCCATCGCGCTGTGGCATCTCGGAGCGAA GAGGCGGTGCGAGTTCTGATCCGTCACTCGGCCGACGTGAACGCCCGGGACAAGAACTGGCAGACGCCGCTGCATGTAGCCGCAGCCAATAACGCGCTGCGCTGTGCTGAGGTCATCATCCCTCTGCTGAGTAGTGTCAATGTGTCGGATCGCGGTGGACGCACCGCCCTGCACCACGCTGCCCTCAACGGCCACACTGAG ATGGTAAACCTCCTCCTCGCTAAAGGAGCCAACATCAACGCCTTCGATAAGAAGGACGGCCGAGCGCTGCACTGGGCAGCTTTCATGG GTCATTTGGATGTGGTATGTCTGCTGGTGAGTCAGGGGGCGGAGATCAGCTGTAAAGACAAACGGGGATACACTCCCCTCCACACGGCAGCCTCCAGCGGACAGATTGCTGTGGTCAAACACCTGCTCAACCTGGCCGTGGag ATAGACGAGTCCAATGCGTTTGGGAACACAGCGCTCCACGTGGCCTGTTTTAACGGTCAGGACGCTGTCGTCAGCGAGCTGATCGATTACGGCGCCAACGTCAGCCAGCCCAACAACAAGGGCTTCACCCCGCTGCACTTTGCTGCTGCCTCCACACATGGAGCGCTCTGCCTGGAGTTCCTGGTCAACAACGGGGCCGACGTCAACGTACAG AGTCGAGACGGGAAGAGTCCTCTTCACATGACGGCAGTTCACGGACGCTTCACTCGCTCCCAGACCCTCATCCAGAACG GTGGGGAGATCGACAGTGTGGACAAGGACGGGAACACCCCTCTTCACATTGCTGCCCGCTATGGTCATGAACTCCTCATCAACACGCTCATCACCAGTGGGGCAGACTGCACAAGGCGTGGAGTCCATGGCATGTTCCCTCTCCACCTGGCTGCTCTGAACGCTCACTCCGACTGCTGCCGGAAGCTGCTGTCCTCAG GCTTCCAGATAGACACCCCTGACAGTCTGGGGAGGACCTGCCTGCACGCTGCTGCTGCCGGAGG TAATGTGGAGTGTGTTAAGCTGCTCCTGAGCAGTGGAGGAGACCACAACAGGAGAGACAACTGTGGCAG GACTCCCCTCCACTATGCGGCAGCCAGCCGTCACTATCAGTGTCTGGAGACTCTGGTGGCTTGTGGAACTGCCATCAATGCCACTGACCAGTGGGGGCGCTCTGCCCTGCACTACGCTGCTGCCTCGGACCTGGATAGGAG GCGTCGTGTCGCTCTGGAGCCGGAGAGTGAAGGAGTTCAggcggagagagagaaagaggcagcgCT ATGTTTAGAGTTTCTGCTCCAGAGCGGAGCGACGGCCTCGCTGAAGGACAAACAGGGCTACAGTCCCGTCCACTACGCCGCCGCCTACGGACACAGGCACTGTCTGGAACTG ctgctggacaGAGACGACAGTCACCGTGACGACCCCGAGTCTCCCAACGCCAGGAGCCCGCTGCACCTCGCc GCGTACCACGGCCACGCTCAGGCCCTGGAGGTGCTGCtgcagggggagggggaggtggacCAGGGGGACGAGGTGGGGAGGACGCCCCTAGCCCTGGCTGCCCTTCGTGGCCACAGTGACTGTGTTCACACCCTCCTCAGCCAGGGGGCGTCGCCACGCACCACTGACACGCAGTACAGACGCACCCCCGCACACCTGGCAG TGATGAACGGTCACACGACGTGTGTGCGCCTCCTGCTGGATGAATCAGACGGTGCAGACCTCGTGGACGCCGCTGACTCTCAGGGACA AACTCCTCTGATGCTGGCGGTGGCGGGAGGTCACGTCGACGCCGTGTcgctgctgctggagagggaAGCCAACGTCAACATGGCCGACAACCACGGCCTCACTGCGCTGCACCTCGGG ctgctgtgtggtcagGAGGAGTGTATCCAGTGTCTGTTGGAGCAGGAAGCCTCGGTTTTGCTCGGCGACTCTCGGGGTCGTACGGCCATCCACCTGGCCGCCGCCCGAGGTCACGCCTCCTGGCTGAGCGAGCTGCTGAGCATCGCCTGCTCTGAGCCGCCGTCCCTGCCGCCGCTGAGGGACCACAGCGGGTACACGCCGCTGCACTGGGCGTGTTACTACG GTCAGGAGgggtgtgttgaggtcctgctgGAGCAGAAAGGTTGTCGCTGTATTGATGGGAATCCCTTCACCCCCCTGCACTGTGCAGT AGTGAACGATCACGAGCCCTGTgcatcactgctgctggaggCGATGGGATCGGACATCGCAGGCTGCAAGGATGCTAAgggcag GACTCCTCTTCACGCTGCAGCATTCTCGGGCCACATCGACTGTGTCCAGCTACTCCTTTCACACGATGCACCTGTCGATGCTGTAGACCAATCAGGTCGCACGGCGCTGATGATGGCGGCTGAGAAGGGCAGAGTCGGGGCTCTCG AGGTGCTGCTCACCAACGCCAACCTCAGTGTGACGGACAAAGACGGGAACACCGCCCTGCATCTGTCTTGCAGTAAT GGaaaggaagagtgtgtgttgctgatCCTGGAGAAACTGTCAGACACTTCGCTCATTAATGCCACAAATGCAGCGCTGCAAAC TCCTCTCCACCTGGCGGCTCGTAGCGGTCTGAAGCAGGCGGTCCAGGAGCTTCTGTCCCGAGGAGCCAACGTTCAGACGGTGGATGAGAACG GTCTGACCCCTGCTCTGGCTTGTGCTCCTAGCAGAGAGGTGGCTGACTGTCTGGCTCTCATTCTGGCTACCATGATGCCTTTCTGCTCCCCTTGCAGCTCCGGGGCTCCCTCCCCAGGCTCCCTCCTGAGGCAGCTGCCCCACCAGGGGGGCAAAGGCCCGGGCACTGGCCCTCGGGGGCCACGCAGCCCCAGGAACCCCTCCGGACCCTCCAGCGAGGGAACCACAGAGAACGACTCGGAGGACTCGGAGACCTTCTGA
- the ankrd44 gene encoding serine/threonine-protein phosphatase 6 regulatory ankyrin repeat subunit B isoform X4, whose protein sequence is MAVLKLADQPPLIQAIFSGDPEEIRMLIYKSEDINALDAEKRTPLHAAAFLGDAEITELLILSGARVNAKDNMWLTPLHRAVASRSEEAVRVLIRHSADVNARDKNWQTPLHVAAANNALRCAEVIIPLLSSVNVSDRGGRTALHHAALNGHTEMVNLLLAKGANINAFDKKDGRALHWAAFMGHLDVVCLLVSQGAEISCKDKRGYTPLHTAASSGQIAVVKHLLNLAVEIDESNAFGNTALHVACFNGQDAVVSELIDYGANVSQPNNKGFTPLHFAAASTHGALCLEFLVNNGADVNVQSRDGKSPLHMTAVHGRFTRSQTLIQNGGEIDSVDKDGNTPLHIAARYGHELLINTLITSGADCTRRGVHGMFPLHLAALNAHSDCCRKLLSSGFQIDTPDSLGRTCLHAAAAGGNVECVKLLLSSGGDHNRRDNCGRTPLHYAAASRHYQCLETLVACGTAINATDQWGRSALHYAAASDLDRRRRVALEPESEGVQAEREKEAALCLEFLLQSGATASLKDKQGYSPVHYAAAYGHRHCLELLLDRDDSHRDDPESPNARSPLHLAAYHGHAQALEVLLQGEGEVDQGDEVGRTPLALAALRGHSDCVHTLLSQGASPRTTDTQYRRTPAHLAVMNGHTTCVRLLLDESDGADLVDAADSQGQTPLMLAVAGGHVDAVSLLLEREANVNMADNHGLTALHLGLLCGQEECIQCLLEQEASVLLGDSRGRTAIHLAAARGHASWLSELLSIACSEPPSLPPLRDHSGYTPLHWACYYGQEGCVEVLLEQKGCRCIDGNPFTPLHCAVVNDHEPCASLLLEAMGSDIAGCKDAKGRTPLHAAAFSGHIDCVQLLLSHDAPVDAVDQSGRTALMMAAEKGRVGALEVLLTNANLSVTDKDGNTALHLSCSNGKEECVLLILEKLSDTSLINATNAALQTPLHLAARSGLKQAVQELLSRGANVQTVDENAPGLPPQAPS, encoded by the exons CCTCCTCTCATCCAGGCGATCTTCAGTGGAGACCCTGAGGAGATCCGGATGCTCATATACAAGTCTGAAGACATCAATGCTCTG GATGCAGAGAAGCGAACCCCGCTGCATGCAGCAGCCTTCCTGGGCGATGCAGAGATCACCGagctcctcatcctctctg GTGCACGGGTCAACGCCAAAGATAATATGTGGCTCACCCCTCTCCATCGCGCTGTGGCATCTCGGAGCGAA GAGGCGGTGCGAGTTCTGATCCGTCACTCGGCCGACGTGAACGCCCGGGACAAGAACTGGCAGACGCCGCTGCATGTAGCCGCAGCCAATAACGCGCTGCGCTGTGCTGAGGTCATCATCCCTCTGCTGAGTAGTGTCAATGTGTCGGATCGCGGTGGACGCACCGCCCTGCACCACGCTGCCCTCAACGGCCACACTGAG ATGGTAAACCTCCTCCTCGCTAAAGGAGCCAACATCAACGCCTTCGATAAGAAGGACGGCCGAGCGCTGCACTGGGCAGCTTTCATGG GTCATTTGGATGTGGTATGTCTGCTGGTGAGTCAGGGGGCGGAGATCAGCTGTAAAGACAAACGGGGATACACTCCCCTCCACACGGCAGCCTCCAGCGGACAGATTGCTGTGGTCAAACACCTGCTCAACCTGGCCGTGGag ATAGACGAGTCCAATGCGTTTGGGAACACAGCGCTCCACGTGGCCTGTTTTAACGGTCAGGACGCTGTCGTCAGCGAGCTGATCGATTACGGCGCCAACGTCAGCCAGCCCAACAACAAGGGCTTCACCCCGCTGCACTTTGCTGCTGCCTCCACACATGGAGCGCTCTGCCTGGAGTTCCTGGTCAACAACGGGGCCGACGTCAACGTACAG AGTCGAGACGGGAAGAGTCCTCTTCACATGACGGCAGTTCACGGACGCTTCACTCGCTCCCAGACCCTCATCCAGAACG GTGGGGAGATCGACAGTGTGGACAAGGACGGGAACACCCCTCTTCACATTGCTGCCCGCTATGGTCATGAACTCCTCATCAACACGCTCATCACCAGTGGGGCAGACTGCACAAGGCGTGGAGTCCATGGCATGTTCCCTCTCCACCTGGCTGCTCTGAACGCTCACTCCGACTGCTGCCGGAAGCTGCTGTCCTCAG GCTTCCAGATAGACACCCCTGACAGTCTGGGGAGGACCTGCCTGCACGCTGCTGCTGCCGGAGG TAATGTGGAGTGTGTTAAGCTGCTCCTGAGCAGTGGAGGAGACCACAACAGGAGAGACAACTGTGGCAG GACTCCCCTCCACTATGCGGCAGCCAGCCGTCACTATCAGTGTCTGGAGACTCTGGTGGCTTGTGGAACTGCCATCAATGCCACTGACCAGTGGGGGCGCTCTGCCCTGCACTACGCTGCTGCCTCGGACCTGGATAGGAG GCGTCGTGTCGCTCTGGAGCCGGAGAGTGAAGGAGTTCAggcggagagagagaaagaggcagcgCT ATGTTTAGAGTTTCTGCTCCAGAGCGGAGCGACGGCCTCGCTGAAGGACAAACAGGGCTACAGTCCCGTCCACTACGCCGCCGCCTACGGACACAGGCACTGTCTGGAACTG ctgctggacaGAGACGACAGTCACCGTGACGACCCCGAGTCTCCCAACGCCAGGAGCCCGCTGCACCTCGCc GCGTACCACGGCCACGCTCAGGCCCTGGAGGTGCTGCtgcagggggagggggaggtggacCAGGGGGACGAGGTGGGGAGGACGCCCCTAGCCCTGGCTGCCCTTCGTGGCCACAGTGACTGTGTTCACACCCTCCTCAGCCAGGGGGCGTCGCCACGCACCACTGACACGCAGTACAGACGCACCCCCGCACACCTGGCAG TGATGAACGGTCACACGACGTGTGTGCGCCTCCTGCTGGATGAATCAGACGGTGCAGACCTCGTGGACGCCGCTGACTCTCAGGGACA AACTCCTCTGATGCTGGCGGTGGCGGGAGGTCACGTCGACGCCGTGTcgctgctgctggagagggaAGCCAACGTCAACATGGCCGACAACCACGGCCTCACTGCGCTGCACCTCGGG ctgctgtgtggtcagGAGGAGTGTATCCAGTGTCTGTTGGAGCAGGAAGCCTCGGTTTTGCTCGGCGACTCTCGGGGTCGTACGGCCATCCACCTGGCCGCCGCCCGAGGTCACGCCTCCTGGCTGAGCGAGCTGCTGAGCATCGCCTGCTCTGAGCCGCCGTCCCTGCCGCCGCTGAGGGACCACAGCGGGTACACGCCGCTGCACTGGGCGTGTTACTACG GTCAGGAGgggtgtgttgaggtcctgctgGAGCAGAAAGGTTGTCGCTGTATTGATGGGAATCCCTTCACCCCCCTGCACTGTGCAGT AGTGAACGATCACGAGCCCTGTgcatcactgctgctggaggCGATGGGATCGGACATCGCAGGCTGCAAGGATGCTAAgggcag GACTCCTCTTCACGCTGCAGCATTCTCGGGCCACATCGACTGTGTCCAGCTACTCCTTTCACACGATGCACCTGTCGATGCTGTAGACCAATCAGGTCGCACGGCGCTGATGATGGCGGCTGAGAAGGGCAGAGTCGGGGCTCTCG AGGTGCTGCTCACCAACGCCAACCTCAGTGTGACGGACAAAGACGGGAACACCGCCCTGCATCTGTCTTGCAGTAAT GGaaaggaagagtgtgtgttgctgatCCTGGAGAAACTGTCAGACACTTCGCTCATTAATGCCACAAATGCAGCGCTGCAAAC TCCTCTCCACCTGGCGGCTCGTAGCGGTCTGAAGCAGGCGGTCCAGGAGCTTCTGTCCCGAGGAGCCAACGTTCAGACGGTGGATGAGAACG CTCCGGGGCTCCCTCCCCAGGCTCCCTCCTGA